From the genome of Fusarium oxysporum f. sp. lycopersici 4287 chromosome 3, whole genome shotgun sequence, one region includes:
- a CDS encoding hypothetical protein (At least one base has a quality score < 10), translating into MKHMLNVRTRFQRSSWYDAMRLDLTKDNVLSQRNDELHASTRSKMAAAYSGKEVDNIEMTVDENVERLLELLDTKYIAKGRPFDFGYKAQYFTLDVISALAFGEQFGDLETDSDVNGYITAMEESMPTIIVTTVMPWMIKLLQLPVFKSMLPSEKDKVGVGKVMAIAKRVSADRFGPNPKVQRDMIGSFIARGLLQHEVESEILMQILAGADTTATAIRATLLYVISTPRVVQAMRAEIDQAKPSLPIITDSEARAMPYLQAVIKEGLRIHPPVVGLMSKEVPKGGDTFKGHHLPEGTKVGYCAWGIFRRPDIWGEDSNEFRPERWLDCSQDQLRLMEGTLELVFGYGRWQCLGKNIALMELNKVFVELIRRFDLAVVEPIKPWQSINVGVFLQSEYWIRGYKRAGLS; encoded by the exons ATGAAGCACATGCTCAATGTCCGCACCCGCTTTCAACGCTCAAGTTGGTATGATGCCATGCGCCTTGACCTTACCAAAGACAACGTCCTGTCCCAGCGTAACGATGAGTTACACGCCAGTACTCGTTCAAAAATGGCAGCAGCTTACTCTGGCAAAGAGGTTGATAACATCGAGATGACTGTTGATGAGAACGTCGAACGTTTGCTCGAGTTACTAGATACCAAATACATAGCCAAAGGAAGACCTTTCGACTTTGGCTATAAGGCTCAGTATTTTACCCTGGATGTTATCTCCGCTTTAGCCTTTGGTGAGCAATTTGGTGACTTGGAGACTGACTCAGATGTCAATGGGTATATCACTGCGATGGAGGAGAGCATGCCTACCATTATAGTGACCACCGTGATGCCTTGGATGATCAAACTTTTACAACTTCCGGTCTTTAAAAGTATGCTGCCATCGGAGAAAGATAAAGTTGGCGTTGGTAAGGTCATGGCAATTGCGAAGAGGGTCTCGGCGGATCGCTTTGGTCCTAACCCCAAGGTTCAGAGAGATATGATTGGCTCTTTTATTGCACGAGGCCTGCTCCAACATGAAGTTGAATCAGAAATTCTCATGCAGAT TCTTGCCGGAGCTGACACTACTGCTACTGCTATCCGAGCAACCTTGCTATATGTTATCTCTACCCCTCGTGTTGTCCAAGCAATGCGAGCAGAAATCGACCAAGCAAAACCTAGTCTTCCCATCATCACTGACAGCGAAGCACGTGCGATGCCATACCTCCAGGCTGTTATCAAAGAAGGCCTTCGAATCCATCCACCCGTTGTTGGTTTGATGTCTAAGGAAGTCCCTAAAGGTGGAGATACCTTTAAAGGTCATCATTTGCCTGAAGGGACCAAGGTCGGCTATTGTGCTTGGGGTATATTCCGCCGACCTGATATTTGGGGCGAGGATTCGAATGAGTTCCGTCCTGAACGCTGGCTGGACTGCTCCCAAGATCAACTTCGTCTTATGGAAGGAACTCTTGAACTTGTGTTTGGATATGGACGGTGGCAATGTCTTGGAAAGAATATTGCGTTGATGGAGCTGAACAAGGTTTTTGTTGAG CTAATCCGCCGCTTTGACCTTGCTGTAGTGGAACCAATCAAGCCATGGCAGTCTATCAATGTTGGGGTTTTTCTTCAATCAGAATATTGGATTAGGGGTTACAAGCGGGCAGGTCTTTCATAA